The window AGCGTCCCACCACCCGAACCGGAGGCAATTTGATGGCCCCTAGATCCACCGCGCAACCCGCCGCGCCCAGGGCTGCGGGCAAGCCGCCCATCGTTTCGTCCGCGCACCTGGTGTCGCCGCGCAGCGCCGAGATGAGTGAGTTCGAATTCGGCCTGATCGTGGCCAACAATGCCTTCAACCGCTGGATCGTGCATTGCATGAGCGCCGCCGGCCTGAAGGACCTGACGCCGCTGGACGTGCTCGTGCTGCACCACGTGACGCACCGCGCGCGCGACAAGCGGCTGGCCGACATCTGCTTCATCATGAATGTGGAAGACACCCATCTCATCAACTACGCGCTGAAGAAGCTGCAGGGCCTGGGCGTGGTGGCATCGAGCAAGAACGGCAAGGAAGTGACCTATGCCTCCACCGAGCAGGGCAATGCCTATGTGCAGCGCTACCGCGAGATCCGCGAGTCCTGCCTGATGGATGCAATGAATCTGGACGACGGCCTGAACCGCGACGTGGGCGAACTGGCGCGGCTGCTGCGCATTCTGTCCGGTGCCTACGACCAGGCGGCCCGCTCGGCCGCGTCGCTGTAGGAGGCGAATGGCGCTGCAAACCCCCATGGAAACCGTGGAAGCCGCCGCACTCGGCGTGATCATGCTCGACACGCGCTTCCCGCGCCCGCCGGGCGACATCGGCAACCCGGCGAGTTTTGCCGTGCCGGTGCGCCAGCGGGTGGTGTCGGGCGCCTGGCCGGCCGCCGTGGTGCAGACGGCCGAGGCCCAGCAGGCCAATGGCATGCAGCCCGCTTTCGTGGCCGCTGCGCGGGCGCTGCAGGCCGACGGGGTGCGCGCGATCACCACCAGCTGCGGTTTCCTGGTGCTGATGCAGCAGGTGCTTCAGGCCGCGGTGAAGGTGCCGGTCGTCACCTCCAGCCTGCTTGCGCTGCCTGGCTGCCTCGCGCGTGAGGGCCAGGTCGGCGTCCTGACCATCAGCGCCGACAAGCTCGGCCCGGCGCACCTGCGGGTGGCTGGCGTGCCCGAGGAGCGGCTCGGCGATGTGCTGGTCCAGGGCATGGATCCGGAAGGCGCCTTCGCCGGCCCGATCCTGCGCAACCAGCCCGGGCTGGATGTGGCCGCGGCCGAGGCCGACGTTGTGCGCGCCGCGCTGGTGCTGCAGGCGCATGCCCCCCACCTGCGTACCTTGGTGCTGGAGTGCACCAACATGCCGCCCTATGCCGCGGCGATCGAGCGGCGGACCGGCTGGCGTACCCTTTCCCTGCTGCAGTCCGCCACGCTGCTGCACGTTTTTTCACGAACCTCTTCCCTGGCCCGGAGCCCTTGACCATGCAAATGCAACCCACCCCTTCCCGCTGGCAGTTCTGGATCGACCGCGGCGGCACTTTCACCGACGTCGTCGGCAAGCGGCCCGACGGCAGTCTCGTCACGCACAAGCTGCTGAGCGAGAACCCCGAGCAATACGCCGACGCGGCCGTGGCGGGCATCCGCCATCTGCTGGGTCTGAAGCCGGGCGAGCCGATCACGCCCGAGCAGGTGGACTGCGTGAAGATGGGCACCACGGTCGCCACCAACGCGCTGCTCGAACGCAAGGGCGAGCCGACGCTGCTGGTCACGACGCGCGGCTTCCGCGATGGCCTGCGCATCGCCTACCAGAACCGGCCGCGTCTGTTCGACCGGCGCATCCTGTTGCCCGAGCTGCTGTACACGCGCGTCATCGAGGCGCAGGAGCGCATCGGCGCCCAGGGCGAGGTGGTCGAGCCGCTGGACGAAGCCAGCCTGCGTGAACACCTGTGGGCCGCCTTCGACGCCGGCCTGCGCAGCGTGGCCGTCGTCTTCATGCACGGCTACCGCTACACCGACCACGAGAAGGCCGCGGCGCGCATCGCGGCCGAGGTGGGCTTCACCCAAGTCAGCACCTCGCACGGCACCAGCCCGATGATGAAGTTCGTGAGCCGCGGCGACACCACGGTGGTGGACGCCTATCTCTCGCCGATCCTGCGCCGTTACGTGGAGCAGGTGGCCGGCCAGATGCCGGGTGTGAAGCTGTTCTTCATGCAGAGCAGTGGCGGCCTGACCGACGCGCATGTGTTCCAGGGCAAGGACGCGATCCTCTCCGGCCCGGCCGGCGGCATTGTCGGCATGGCGCGCACGGCGGGCCTGGCCGGGCATGACGACGTGATCGGCTTCGACATGGGCGGCACCTCCACCGACGTGAGCCATTTCCGCGGTGGTCTCAACGGTGAATTCGAACGCGAGTTCGAAACCCAGGTGGCCGGCGTGCGCATGCGTGCGCCGATGATGAGCATCCACACCGTGGCCGCCGGCGGCGGCTCGATCCTGGCCTTCGACGGTGCGCGGTTCCGCGTCGGCCCGCAGAGCGCCGGCGCGAATCCCGGCCCAGCAAGTTACCGCCGCGGCGGCCCGCTCGCCGTGACCGATGCCAACGTGATGGTCGGCAAGGTGCAGCCGCGTTATTTCCCCAAGGTGTTCGGCCCGCAGGCCAACGAGGCGCTCGACGACGAAGTGGTGCGCGGCAAGTTCAAGGAACTGGCTGAGCGGTCCGGGCGCAAGGCCGAGGAAGTCGCCGAAGGTTTCATCCACATCGCCGTGCAGCAGATGGCCAACGCCATCAAGAAGATCTCGGTGGCGCGCGGCTACGACGTCACGCGCTACACGCTGCAGTGCTTCGGCGGCGCGGGCGGGCAGCACGCCTGCCTGGTGGCCGATGCGCTCGGCATGACCAAGGTGTTCGTGCACCCGCTGGCCGGCGTGCTCAGCGCCTACGGCATGGGCCTGGCGGACCAGAACGTGATCCGCGAGCAGGCGGTCGAACTCAAGCTCGCCGCCGACGCGCTGCCGCTGATCGCCGAGCGGCTTGACGCGCTGGCCGCCGCCGCGCAGGGTGAACTCACGCGCCAGGAGGTCAGCACCGGCAGCATCACCACGCACCGGCGTGTGCATGTGCGCTACGAGGGCAGCGACTCGGCACTCATCGTGCCTTTCGTGCCGGACATCGCCGCGCTCACGGCCGCGTTCGAGGCCGCCTACAAGCAACGCTTCGCCTTCCTCATGCACGGCAAGGGCCTGGTCGTGGAGGCCGTGTCGGTCGAGGCGGTGGTCGCGGGCGACGCGCCGGCCGAGCCGCATTACCCCACCCATCCGGTGCGCGAAGTGCCGCGCCGGGAAACCGTGAAGATGTATTCCGGCGGCGCCTGGCACGACGCCGCGCTCGTGGTGCGCGAAGACCTGCGCCCCGGCGATCTGATCCCGGGCCCGGCCATCATCGCCGAGCAGAACGCCACCACCATCGTCGAGCCCGGCTGGGAGGCCGCGCTCACCGCCATGGACCACCTGGTGCTGGAGCGGCGCATCGCGCGCACGGTCACCTACGCGGCCGGCACCACGGCCGACCCGGTGCTGCTCGAGGTGTTCAACAACCTGTTCATGAACATCGCCGAGCAGATGGGCCTGCAACTGCAGAACACGGCCTACTCGGTCAACATCAAGGAGCGGCTCGACTTCAGCTGCGCGCTGTTCGATGCCGAAGGCAACCTCATCGCCAACGCGCCGCACATGCCGGTGCACCTGGGCTCGATGGGCGAAAGCATCAAGACCGTGATCCGCGAGAACGCGGGCCAGATGAAACCGGGCGACGTGTTCGCGCTGAACGACCCGTACCACGGCGGCACGCATCTGCCCGACGTGACGGTGATCACACCGGTGTACCTGAATGCTTCGACGGATGCAGCGCCGATGTTCTACGTCGGCGCGCGCGGCCACCAGGCCGACATCGGCGGTATCACGCCGGGCTCGATGCCGCCGTTCTCCACGCGCATCGAGGAAGAGGGCGTGCAGATCGACAACTTCAAGCTCGTCGACCAGGGTGTGCTGCGCGAGGCCGAGATCATCGCGCTGCTGGAAAGCGGCGAATACCCGAGCCGCAATCCGCAGCAGAACCTGGCCGACCTGAAGGCGCAGATCGCCGCGAACGAGAAAGGCGTGCAGGAACTGCGCAAGATGGTCGAGCAGTTCGGCCTGGACGTGGTGCGCGCCTACATGGGCCATGTGCAGGACAACGCCGAGGAATCGGTGCGCCGCGCCATCACGTTGCTCAAGGACGGCCAGTTCACGCTGCCGCTGGACAACGGTGCGCAGATCCAGGTCGCGATCCGCGTGGACGCGAAGAACCGCCGCGCCGAGATCGACTTCACCGGCACCAGTCCGCAGCAGATCAACAACTTCAACGCACCGACCGCGGTGTGCATGGCCGCCGTGCTCTACGTGTTCCGCACGCTGGTGGACGACGACATTCCGCTCAACGCCGGCTGCCTCAAGCCCTTGAAGGTGATCATCCCCGAAGGGTCGATGCTCAACCCGCGGCCGCCGGCCTCGGTGGTGGCGGGCAACGTGGAGACCTCGACCTGCATCACCAACGCGCTGCTCGGTGCGCTGGGCGTGATGGCCGCGAGCCAGTGCACGGTGAACAACTTCACCTTCGGCAATGCGCGCTACCAGTACTACGAGACCATCTCCGGCGGCAGCGGCGCGGGCCCGATCACCGATGCCGAGGGCAAAGTCATCGGCGGCTTCAACGGGACCAGCGTGGTGCAGACCCACATGACGAACTCACGCATGACCGACCCCGAAGTGCTGGAGTTCCGTTACCCGGTGCGGCTCGAGAGTTACGCGATCCGCCAGGGTTCGGGCGGCGTGGGCGAATGGACGGGCGGCAACGGCGGCGTGCGGCGCCTGCGCTTCCTCGAGCCGATGACCGCCAGCATCCTGTCCAACGGCCGGCTGCGCGGCGCGTTCGGCCTGGCCGGCGGCGGCGCGGGCGCGGTGGGCATCAACCGCGTGGTGCGGGCCGATGGGCGCGTGGAGGAACTGGCGCACATCGGGCAGGCGGAGATGGCGGCAGGGGACATCTTCGAGATCCACACGCCGGGTGGCGGCGGCTACGGCGAGCCCACGGCCAAAAAGGCTGACTGAAACCCGGTTTTCAAGAGGCAGCGGGCTGAGGGCGCCGCTGCCCGTGGCCAGTGGCGTAGCGGCTCAGCGCCAGCCGTGCCGGTAGCCCCCGCCGCCCCAGACATAACCCAGGTTCAGGTCGACCGAGACGGGCGCCACATAGGGCCGCACGTAGGGCGTCGCCTGGTACCAGGTGGGCTGCTGCACGTAGACCGGCTGCGGCGCATAGGGCTGGCTCGAAATCGTCTGCACGGGCGCCTGCACCGGTGGCGGTGCGCTGTTGGCGGCGGGCGTTACCTGCAGCGGAATCGTCGGGCCGGGATCCTGCGCGAGCTGCACGTTGTACTGCCGGCCGTTGTATTCGTAGACCACGTTGTAGCCCACGGTGCGGTTCTCGTAGAAATTCTGCGTGCCGCAGTTCTGCACGTTCTGGTAGTAGGGTGCGCCGCTGCCTTCGACCCGGTCGCCGACCATGGCACCGCCCACCACGCCCAGGGCCGTCGCCGCCGCGCGGCCGCCGCCGTGGCCGATGGTGTTGCCCAGCACCCCGCCGGCGATCATGCCCAGCAGTGCACCCGCGCCCGACTTCTGCGGCTCGACCGCGACCTGCTGGGTGCTGCACACCTGTCGCGGCACGCTGACCTGCTGCACCACGGGGGTGGAAGACAAGACCCGCCCAACTTCCTGGGCGAAAGTGAGCCCTGTGCTCAGTGTCAGGGCGGAGAGCAAGATGATCTTTTTCATGGTGCAGATTAGAAACCCGATGGCCCTGAAAAGTTTAGACCTTTACCCGCCGTTTTCAAATGCAAACGGCCAAGCCCCTGCCTGTGACGACTGTTTCACCTGCAAATCATGCGCTGACGCAGATGCCATCTGCGCAGTCAGCTATGCTTTTGGTAGTGTTTCAAAAACCTCGCGCGCGGCCGCCACCGTGGCCGCGATGTCGGCCTCGGTGTGGGCCGCGCTCACGAAGCCGGCCTCGTACAGCGCCGGCGCGATGTAAACGCCACGGTCGAGCAGGCCGTGGAACAGGTGGTTGAAACGCGGGTTGCTGGTCTTCATGACCTGACCGTAGTTGGCAGGCAGGGCGTCGAGCAGGAAGAAGCCGAACATGCCGCCTTCGCTGTCGCCGCAGAAGGGCACCTCGGCGCCCAGCGCGGCCTGGGTGAGCCCGTTGACGAGCAGGCGGGTGGTGCGCGACAGGTCTTCGTAGAAGCCCGGCTTCTGCACCTCTCGCAGGGTGGCCAGGCCGCAGGCGGTGGCCACCGGGTTGCCCGAAAGCGTGCCGGCCTGGTAGACCGGGCCGAGCGGCGCGAGTTGCTCCATCACCGCGCGCGAGCCACCGAAGGCCGCCAGCGGCATGCCGCCGCCGATCACCTTGCCCAGCACCGTCATGTCGGGTTTGAAGCCGGGAATGGACTCTGCGTACACGCCCTGGGCACTCTGCAGCCCCACGCGGAAACCGGTCATCACCTCGTCGAACACCAGCAGCGCGCCGTGCTGGCTGCAGAGTTCGCGGCAGCGCTGCATGAAGGGCACGCTGGCGCGCACGAAGTTCATGTTGCCGGCGATCGGCTCGATGATCAGGCAGGCCACGTCCGGGCCGTGCAGCGAGAAGGCTTCCTCGAGCTGCGCCACGTTGTTGTATTCGAGCACCAGGGTGTGCTGCACCACCTCGGGCGGCACACCGGCGCTGGTGGGATTGCCGAAGGTTGCCAGGCCCGAGCCGGCCTTGACCAGCAGCGCGTCGGCATGGCCGTGGTAGCAGCCTTCGAACTTGATGAGGGTCTTGCGGCCCGTGGCGCCGCGCGCCAGGCGGATGGCGCTCATGCCGGCTTCGGTACCCGAGCTGACCAAGCGCACCATGTCCATCGAGGGCACGAGCTTGAGGATCTCTTCGGCCAGCTCGACCTCGCGCTCGGTCGGCGCGCCGTACGAGAAGCCTTCGAGCACGGCCCGCTGCACGGCCTCCACCACCGCCGGATGGCCATGGCCCAGGATCATCGGGCCCCAGGAGCCGATGTAGTCGGTGTAGCGCCGGCCGTTCGCGTCCCAGAAGTAAGCGCCCTGGGCCTTGCTCACGAAGCGCGGCGTACCGCCCACCGCCTTGAAGGCGCGCACGGGAGAGTTCACGCCGCCGGGGATGACCTTCTGGGCGCGGGCGAACAGTTGCTGGTTCAGATCAATGTCTTGTGTCATGGGGTGGGGCTTCCAGGGCGGCAATGGCTTTGAGGGTTTCTTCGTCGACTTCCTCGCCCGTGCCGTCGCCGTCCTCTTCGTCGGGCTGGGCCCAGAACATGCGGTCGGGCACGACGTGGCCCATGCCGGGGCGGAAGCCGCCATCGAGGCAGCGGTCGAGGTAGCTCAGCGCCTCGGTCGCGGCTTCGCCGAGTTCGGTGCCGCTGGCCAGCAGCGCGGCGAGGGCGGCCGACAGGGTGTCGCCGGCGCCGGTGAACACGGCTTCGAAGAGTTCGAATTTCTCGCTGACCAGCACGGCCTGCGGGCTGGTCAGCACGTTGTCCACATGCTGGTCGGGCAAGGGGATGCCGGTGACCAGGGTGTAGGCCACGCCCATTTCGCCGGCCGCCTTGGCGATGTCGCGCGGGGTGGGGTTGCGGTCGTTGTTCCAGTCGGGCAGCAGCCAGCGGCGCAGGGTGCTGTGGTGTCCAACCAACACCGTGGTCTGCGGCAGCATGAGTTCGCGGAACGCGTCCAGGTACTCGTCGATCTTGTCCTCGTCCCACCACGAGAGGTTGGGCATGTATGCCACGAGCGGCACGTCGGCATAGTCGGCGGCGATCTCGGCGATGGCGCTGATGTTCTCCGGGCTGCCGACGAATCCGACCTTGATGACTTGCACCGCCACGTCTTCCAGCACGGCGCGCGCCTGCTCGGCCACGGCCTCCTCGTCGAAGGGAAAGTGCTCGAAGATCTCACCCGTATCGCGTGCGTAGGCGCCGGTCACCACCGGCAAGGCGTGCGCACCGACCGAGGCCATGGCCGCCACGTCGGCGGACAGCCCGCCGGCGCCGCTGGGGTCGCTGGCGTTGAAGACCATCACGCAGGCCGGGCCGGCCAGATCGTCGTCGTCTTCTCCGGGCGCGGGATCGTCCGCGGTGGTGATGGGCAGGTCGGTGGGGGGTGTGGTCATGGGCGTGTTGCCGGCCGGTGGGAGGCCAGTGGAGGCAAGAGGACGGGCCGGGCTTTGGAGGGGCCGGTTGCCTATATATACAATCGTTGCATTCTATTCGAAGGCCCCTTAAGCTGTGACTGATACCAAAACCTGGATGTGTTTGATTTGCGGCTGGATTTACGACGAAGCCACGGGCGCGCCGGAGCACGGCATCGCCGCCGGAACGCCCTGGTCCGCCGTGCCCATGAACTGGACTTGCCCGGAATGCGGAGCACGCAAGGAAGATTTCGAGATGGTCCAGCTCTGAGGGCCTTGGCCTCCTTGTTCAAGGCTTCAGACGGCTTGGTTTCCGCCTGCATCCGCGGCGCCGCCGGCCCGCACCATTCATGGTCATTCAGGAGCCGCATCACGTGACGACATCCCTTTCGACCTACAGGGTGCTGGTGGTGGACGACAGCAACACCATCCGCCGCAGCGCCGAGATTTTCCTGAAGCAGGGCGGCCACGAGGTGCTGCTGGCCGAAGACGGCTTCGATGCGCTGTCCAAGATCAACGACCATGCGCCGCAGCTGATCTTCTGCGACATCCTGATGCCCAAGCTCGACGGCTACCAGACCTGCGCCATCATCAAGCGCAATCCGCGGTTTTCCGCGATCCCGGTGGTCATGCTGTCGTCCAAGGACGGCGTGTTCGACAAGGCGCGCGGGCGCATGGTCGGCTCGCAGGACTACCTCACCAAACCATTCACCAAAGACCAGTTGCTGCAGGCTGTGCAGCAGTTCGGCGCGACTGCCCCGCAGGCGCTGCAAGGAGTTGCCTGATGCCCATCCACAACGTGCTCATCGTCGACGATTCCAAGACCGAGCTGATGTACCTCACCGGCCTGCTGCAGAAGAGTGGCATGAGCGTGCGCACCGCCGAGAATGCCGAGGACGCGTTCAAGCGGCTCGAGGAACAGAAGCCCGACCTGATCCTGATGGACGTGGTCATGCCGGGGCAGAACGGCTTCCAGCTCACGCGTTCGATCAGCCGCAATCCCGCCTATGCCGACGTGCCGATCATCATGTGCACCAGCAAGAATCAGGAGACCGACCGGGTGTGGGGCTTGCGCCAGGGCGCACGCGACTACATCACCAAACCCGTCGATGCCGCCGAACTGAAGGCCAAGATCAACGCCTTGAACGCACCCTGATCACCGATGGCCAACCGCGAAGCCATCCGAGAACTCCAAGCCCGCCTTGCCCAACGCCTGCAGGCGGCCCGAACCGAGGGTCGTTCCGTGCAGTGGCTCGCCGTGGAGGCGCGCGGTGAACGTTATCTGTTCCCGCTGGCCCAGGCCGGCGAGATCTTCGGCTGGCCGGCGTTGCAGCCAACCCCCTATACACACACATGGTTCCTCGGCGTGGCCAATCTGCGCGGCGGGCTTTGCGGCGTGGTCGACCTGGCGGCCTTCCTCAGCGGCGTGCCGACCCCGGCCGATGCCGACCGCGCCGATAGCAGCCTGCTGACCTTCAACCACACGCTCGAGATCAATTGCGCGCTGGTGATCGACCGCCTGGCCGGCCTGCGCGGCCCCGAGGCTTTCAGCGCCGCCATGCCGCCCGCGCCCGAGGCGCCCGCGTATTTCGGCCCCTCCCGTACCGATGCGGACGGCCTTGCCTGGCGCGAGATCGATCTGCTCGCCTTGTCCCAATCCCCTGTTTTTCTGAGCATCAATGCTTAGGGCCAAGGGCCTGTTCACCTCGTTAGAAAGCTGCACCATGTCCGTTGTTGTCAAGCTGACACAGCTGTTCGAAAAAAAGCCGCAGCCGCAGCCCGACTTCGCGGGCAGCCTCGGCATGTCCGAGTCCGGGCCGGAGTCGCAGTTCGGCGGCGGCATGTATGCGCCGTCATCGGGGCCGGCGGCGTCATCGGGTGCTGACGGCGGCTTCGCCGAAAGCCGTTTTGTCGGCGGCATCTCGCCGCAGCCGGTCGAGGAGCGCGTGGCCTTGCCTTTGCTGGGCCTGCGCCTGCCCGGGCAGCACCAGCGCGTTCTCGTGACGACGCTGGTGGTGTCGCTGCTGGTGCTGATCGGCCTGACCGCCTACTCGCTGCGCCAGGCCGATAAGGTGGCGCAGCAGCTCGCGGCCACCGGCCAGGCGCTGATGCAGTCGCAGCGGCTCGCCAAATCGGTGTCGCAGGCGCTGGTCGGCAGCGCCGCGGCCTTTCCCGACGTGGCCGACAGCGCGGGTGTGCTGGCGCGCACGGTGCGCGGCCTGGAGAACGGCGACGATCGCCTGTCCCCGGTCGGCGGCGACGTGCTGGCCGAGGTGCAGAAGGCCGACCCGCTCATGCAGCGGGCCGAGAAGAACGCGGCCACCGTGATGGCCCAGCAGAAGGTGTTGACCCAGGTTGGCGGTGCGCTGCGCAACGTGAACCGGCAGTCCTCCGACCTGCTCGAGGTGGCCGAGGGCATTTCGGCGCTGAAGCTGCAGCAGAACGCCGCACCGATCGAGCTCTCCGCGGCCGGCCAACTGGTGATGCTGACGCAGCGCATCGGCAAGTCGGCCAACGAATTCCAGACCATGGAAGGCGTCAGCCCGGAGGCCGTGTTCCTGCTCGGCAAGGACCTGAATTCCTTCAAGGAAATCGCCCAGGGCATGCTCGACGGCAGCAGCGAACTGCGCCTGCCCGCAGCGCGCGACGCGGCCACGCGCGAGCGGCTCACGGCGCTGCTCAAGCTCTATGACCAGACCCGTGCCGAGGCCGGCAGCATCCTCGGCAACCTGCAGGGCCTGGTGTCGGCGCGCGACGCGCAGGCTGCCATCGTGAACGACAGCGAGCCCTTGCGCCGCCAGCTCGAATCCGTGCAGGACAAACTTTCGGCGCAAACCGGCCTCGGGCCCGTCGTGCTTGGCCTGCTGGCCCTGTCCGCGCTGCTGGCGCTGGCCTGCGGTGCCGGCCTGGCCGCGGTCCAGCTGCGCGGCAGCGAGCAGCGCCAGGCGCTGGCCGAGGCGCAGCGTGTGCATGCCGAAGGCTTGCAGCAGGAAGCCAAGCGCGTGAACGACGCCAACCAGGCGGCCATTTTGCGGCTCATGAACGAACTGCAGACGGTGGCCGAGGGTGACCTCACGCAGGAGGCCACGGTCACCGAAGACATCACCGGTGCCATCGCCGATTCGGTGAACTACACCGTCGAGGAATTGCGCGTGCTGGTCGGCAGCGTGCAGAACACCGCCACGCGGGTGGCGCAGACCACGGCCCAGGTCGACAGCACCTCGACCGAACTGCTGGCTGCCTCCACCGAACAGCTGCGCGAGATCCGCGAGACCGGCCGCTCGGTCCTGGACATGGCCTCGCGCATCAACGAGGTGTCGAGCCAGGCGCAGGAATCGGCCTCGGTGGCGCGCCAGTCGCTGCAGGCGGCCGACTCCGGTCTGCAGGCGGTGCAGGACGCCATCGGCGGCATGAACGCCATCCGCGACCAGATCCAGGAAACCTCGAAGCGCATCAAGCGGCTCGGCGAGTCCTCGCAGGAGATCGGCGAAATCACCGAACTGATTTCCGACATCACCGAGCAGACCAACGTGCTCGCGCTGAACGCGGCCATCCAGGCGGCCTCGGCCGGCGAGGCCGGGCGCGGCTTCTCGGTGGTGGCCGAGGAAGTGCAGCGGCTGGCCGAACGCTCGGCCGACGCCACGCGCCAGATTGCCGCGCTGGTGAAGGCGATCCAGACCGACACGCAGGATGCCGTGGCCGCCATGGAGCGCTCCACCCAGGGCGTGGTGGCCGGGGCCCGGCTGTCCGACAGCGCGGGTACGGCGCTTTCCGAGATCGACCGTGTTTCGCGCCGACTGGCCGAACTCATCGAGCAGATCTCCAGCGCCACCTCGCGCGAGGCCGAGAAGGCCAACGTGGTGGCCGACAACATCCAGCACATCTTCGCCGTGACCGAGCAGACCGGGCAGGGCACGCGCACCACCGCGCAACAGGTGCGCGAACTCTCGCACATGGCCGAGGAGTTGCGGCAGTCGGTGGCGCGCTTCAAAATCGCCTAGCGGCTCCGGCAGCTCCCATTCACCGATCGAACGTCCAACGCATTGCCGTCCATGAACGCCTTCCTGCCAGACCCTCCGGCCACCGCCGCCGATCTGCCCGATCAGGACCTCGGGCCGCTGGCCTGGGTGCTCGACGAGTTGCGCAAGACGCTGGACGGGGCCGTCAAGGCGCTGCGCCGCTACACGCGCGAGGCCGAGTCGGCCCACGAGGCCGGTTTCGCGCCGCCCGACACCGCCCACCTGCGCATGGCGCGCCAGCAGTTGCACATGGCGCTGGGCGCGATGGAAATGGTCGGCCTGGCGCAGCCGGCGCTGGTGCTGCGCGGCATGGAACAGGCCGCGAACAGGTTCGTCGAACAACCCGAGACCTGTAGCGAGGACGCGACGGCGAAGATCGAGCGTGCGAGCTTCGCGCTGATCGACTACCTCGAAGGTGTGCTCGCCGGCAAGGCGCTGTCGCCGGTCGGCCTGTTCCCGCAGTACCGCGACGTGCAGGGGCTGGTCGGCGGGGCGCAAGCGCATCCCGCCGACCTGTGGCCGATGGAGGCACCGTCCGCCGCCGTGGGCGGCCTGGTTCCGATGGCGCCGCTGGCCTATGGTCCGCCGGTGCGCACGCGACTCGACCAGGCCGTGCTGAAGACGGTGAAGACCGGGGACCCCGCCGCCGCGCA of the Rhodoferax koreense genome contains:
- a CDS encoding winged helix DNA-binding protein — its product is MAPRSTAQPAAPRAAGKPPIVSSAHLVSPRSAEMSEFEFGLIVANNAFNRWIVHCMSAAGLKDLTPLDVLVLHHVTHRARDKRLADICFIMNVEDTHLINYALKKLQGLGVVASSKNGKEVTYASTEQGNAYVQRYREIRESCLMDAMNLDDGLNRDVGELARLLRILSGAYDQAARSAASL
- a CDS encoding aspartate/glutamate racemase family protein, producing MALQTPMETVEAAALGVIMLDTRFPRPPGDIGNPASFAVPVRQRVVSGAWPAAVVQTAEAQQANGMQPAFVAAARALQADGVRAITTSCGFLVLMQQVLQAAVKVPVVTSSLLALPGCLAREGQVGVLTISADKLGPAHLRVAGVPEERLGDVLVQGMDPEGAFAGPILRNQPGLDVAAAEADVVRAALVLQAHAPHLRTLVLECTNMPPYAAAIERRTGWRTLSLLQSATLLHVFSRTSSLARSP
- a CDS encoding hydantoinase B/oxoprolinase family protein, giving the protein MQPTPSRWQFWIDRGGTFTDVVGKRPDGSLVTHKLLSENPEQYADAAVAGIRHLLGLKPGEPITPEQVDCVKMGTTVATNALLERKGEPTLLVTTRGFRDGLRIAYQNRPRLFDRRILLPELLYTRVIEAQERIGAQGEVVEPLDEASLREHLWAAFDAGLRSVAVVFMHGYRYTDHEKAAARIAAEVGFTQVSTSHGTSPMMKFVSRGDTTVVDAYLSPILRRYVEQVAGQMPGVKLFFMQSSGGLTDAHVFQGKDAILSGPAGGIVGMARTAGLAGHDDVIGFDMGGTSTDVSHFRGGLNGEFEREFETQVAGVRMRAPMMSIHTVAAGGGSILAFDGARFRVGPQSAGANPGPASYRRGGPLAVTDANVMVGKVQPRYFPKVFGPQANEALDDEVVRGKFKELAERSGRKAEEVAEGFIHIAVQQMANAIKKISVARGYDVTRYTLQCFGGAGGQHACLVADALGMTKVFVHPLAGVLSAYGMGLADQNVIREQAVELKLAADALPLIAERLDALAAAAQGELTRQEVSTGSITTHRRVHVRYEGSDSALIVPFVPDIAALTAAFEAAYKQRFAFLMHGKGLVVEAVSVEAVVAGDAPAEPHYPTHPVREVPRRETVKMYSGGAWHDAALVVREDLRPGDLIPGPAIIAEQNATTIVEPGWEAALTAMDHLVLERRIARTVTYAAGTTADPVLLEVFNNLFMNIAEQMGLQLQNTAYSVNIKERLDFSCALFDAEGNLIANAPHMPVHLGSMGESIKTVIRENAGQMKPGDVFALNDPYHGGTHLPDVTVITPVYLNASTDAAPMFYVGARGHQADIGGITPGSMPPFSTRIEEEGVQIDNFKLVDQGVLREAEIIALLESGEYPSRNPQQNLADLKAQIAANEKGVQELRKMVEQFGLDVVRAYMGHVQDNAEESVRRAITLLKDGQFTLPLDNGAQIQVAIRVDAKNRRAEIDFTGTSPQQINNFNAPTAVCMAAVLYVFRTLVDDDIPLNAGCLKPLKVIIPEGSMLNPRPPASVVAGNVETSTCITNALLGALGVMAASQCTVNNFTFGNARYQYYETISGGSGAGPITDAEGKVIGGFNGTSVVQTHMTNSRMTDPEVLEFRYPVRLESYAIRQGSGGVGEWTGGNGGVRRLRFLEPMTASILSNGRLRGAFGLAGGGAGAVGINRVVRADGRVEELAHIGQAEMAAGDIFEIHTPGGGGYGEPTAKKAD
- a CDS encoding glycine zipper 2TM domain-containing protein; this translates as MKKIILLSALTLSTGLTFAQEVGRVLSSTPVVQQVSVPRQVCSTQQVAVEPQKSGAGALLGMIAGGVLGNTIGHGGGRAAATALGVVGGAMVGDRVEGSGAPYYQNVQNCGTQNFYENRTVGYNVVYEYNGRQYNVQLAQDPGPTIPLQVTPAANSAPPPVQAPVQTISSQPYAPQPVYVQQPTWYQATPYVRPYVAPVSVDLNLGYVWGGGGYRHGWR
- the hemL gene encoding glutamate-1-semialdehyde 2,1-aminomutase — encoded protein: MTQDIDLNQQLFARAQKVIPGGVNSPVRAFKAVGGTPRFVSKAQGAYFWDANGRRYTDYIGSWGPMILGHGHPAVVEAVQRAVLEGFSYGAPTEREVELAEEILKLVPSMDMVRLVSSGTEAGMSAIRLARGATGRKTLIKFEGCYHGHADALLVKAGSGLATFGNPTSAGVPPEVVQHTLVLEYNNVAQLEEAFSLHGPDVACLIIEPIAGNMNFVRASVPFMQRCRELCSQHGALLVFDEVMTGFRVGLQSAQGVYAESIPGFKPDMTVLGKVIGGGMPLAAFGGSRAVMEQLAPLGPVYQAGTLSGNPVATACGLATLREVQKPGFYEDLSRTTRLLVNGLTQAALGAEVPFCGDSEGGMFGFFLLDALPANYGQVMKTSNPRFNHLFHGLLDRGVYIAPALYEAGFVSAAHTEADIAATVAAAREVFETLPKA
- the thiD gene encoding bifunctional hydroxymethylpyrimidine kinase/phosphomethylpyrimidine kinase, giving the protein MTTPPTDLPITTADDPAPGEDDDDLAGPACVMVFNASDPSGAGGLSADVAAMASVGAHALPVVTGAYARDTGEIFEHFPFDEEAVAEQARAVLEDVAVQVIKVGFVGSPENISAIAEIAADYADVPLVAYMPNLSWWDEDKIDEYLDAFRELMLPQTTVLVGHHSTLRRWLLPDWNNDRNPTPRDIAKAAGEMGVAYTLVTGIPLPDQHVDNVLTSPQAVLVSEKFELFEAVFTGAGDTLSAALAALLASGTELGEAATEALSYLDRCLDGGFRPGMGHVVPDRMFWAQPDEEDGDGTGEEVDEETLKAIAALEAPPHDTRH
- a CDS encoding rubredoxin gives rise to the protein MTDTKTWMCLICGWIYDEATGAPEHGIAAGTPWSAVPMNWTCPECGARKEDFEMVQL